In one window of Gemmatimonadetes bacterium SCN 70-22 DNA:
- a CDS encoding succinate--CoA ligase subunit beta: MNIHEYQAKEILRAVGVPIPPGETATTPDEAEAIARRIGKMVVVKAQVHAGGRGKAGGVKLAKTPGEAREKAQAILGMQIKGLTVQKVLVTEAADIASEAYVGIILDRASKKPVFMVSPAGGIDIEEVAATTPDKILKLPIDTRYGLMPFQAMRLGFFLYDDLAKARAAARIMGQLYTAFMQSGCSLAEINPLVVTPAGDVIAVDAKMVIDDNELDRRPAIAALRDESAEAPSEVLARNANLTFIKLDGNVGCVVNGAGLAMATMDLVKYYGGDPANFLDIGGSSNPEKVVNALRIITADPSVKAILFNIFGGITRTDDVANGIVTATKENPLKVPIVIRLTGTNEEIAMKILTANGFSASSDMDEAVKKAVELATGGQAA; the protein is encoded by the coding sequence GTGAACATTCACGAATACCAGGCGAAGGAGATCCTTCGCGCGGTCGGCGTGCCGATCCCGCCCGGAGAGACCGCCACCACGCCTGACGAAGCCGAGGCGATCGCCCGCCGCATCGGCAAGATGGTGGTGGTCAAGGCACAGGTGCATGCCGGCGGTCGCGGCAAGGCCGGGGGAGTCAAGCTCGCGAAGACGCCGGGCGAGGCGCGCGAGAAGGCGCAAGCCATCCTTGGCATGCAGATCAAGGGGCTCACGGTGCAGAAGGTCCTGGTGACCGAGGCCGCCGACATCGCGAGCGAGGCCTACGTCGGGATCATCCTCGACCGCGCGAGCAAGAAGCCGGTCTTCATGGTGAGCCCGGCAGGCGGGATCGACATCGAGGAGGTCGCCGCCACGACCCCCGACAAGATCCTCAAGCTTCCCATCGACACGCGTTACGGCCTCATGCCGTTCCAGGCGATGCGCCTGGGGTTCTTCCTGTACGACGACCTCGCCAAGGCGCGCGCCGCCGCCCGGATCATGGGGCAGCTCTACACGGCGTTCATGCAGAGCGGCTGCTCGCTCGCCGAGATCAACCCGCTGGTGGTGACACCGGCCGGTGACGTCATCGCCGTCGACGCCAAGATGGTCATCGACGACAACGAGCTCGATCGCCGTCCCGCCATCGCGGCGCTGCGCGACGAGAGCGCCGAGGCCCCGAGCGAGGTGCTGGCGCGCAACGCGAACCTCACCTTCATCAAGCTCGACGGCAATGTCGGGTGCGTGGTCAACGGCGCGGGGCTCGCGATGGCCACGATGGACCTGGTCAAGTACTACGGCGGCGATCCCGCCAACTTCCTCGACATCGGCGGCTCCTCCAACCCGGAAAAGGTGGTGAACGCGCTGCGCATCATCACGGCCGATCCCAGCGTCAAGGCGATCCTGTTCAACATATTCGGCGGCATCACGCGTACCGACGACGTCGCCAACGGCATCGTGACGGCCACGAAGGAGAATCCACTCAAGGTGCCGATCGTCATCCGCCTCACCGGCACCAACGAGGAGATCGCGATGAAGATCCTGACCGCGAACGGTTTCTCGGCCTCCAGCGACATGGACGAGGCGGTGAAGAAGGCGGTCGAACTCGCAACCGGAGGGCAGGCCGCGTGA
- a CDS encoding phosphomannomutase → MDAAIFRQYDIRGIVGHDLTAEATFAIGQAYAAHLAAHDLRGAVAVGRDNRPSGTSLRDALVHGLTGAGVDVVDIGVVPTPLLYWSLHKLPVIGGIQITGSHNPPEYNGFKLCVGSDSLHGAGIQGLLSFIRAGTFPSGTGTVRRAEVIAPYIDDVVARTGRLSRPLKVVVDAGNGAGALVAEALFSRLGVQGRYIFCESDGTFPNHHPDPTVVENLHDLIRAVRDERADLGIAFDGDADRIGVVDGDGTVIWGDHVLILYARDVLARTGAGQPIIFDVKCSQALPDAIRKAGGDPVMWKTGHSLIKEKMKSLHAPVAGEMSGHMFFAEGFYGHDDALYGAARLLRIVADSGKSVRELLADVPVFHATPEIRVECGDDRKFALVEAAARHFKATHDVIDVDGVRVLFGDGWGLIRASNTQPILVTRYEALTPERLATIRAEMEGWLRSQGVTP, encoded by the coding sequence ATCGACGCAGCGATCTTCAGGCAGTACGACATTCGCGGCATCGTCGGGCACGACCTGACGGCCGAGGCGACATTCGCGATCGGACAGGCCTACGCGGCGCACCTGGCGGCCCATGACCTCCGGGGCGCGGTGGCCGTCGGCCGAGACAACCGCCCCTCGGGCACCTCGCTGCGCGACGCCCTCGTGCACGGCCTCACCGGCGCCGGCGTCGACGTCGTCGACATCGGCGTCGTCCCCACGCCGCTCCTGTACTGGAGCCTGCACAAGCTCCCGGTGATCGGGGGCATCCAGATCACCGGATCCCACAACCCCCCCGAGTACAACGGGTTCAAGCTGTGTGTGGGGAGCGACTCGCTCCACGGTGCCGGGATCCAGGGACTCCTCTCGTTCATCCGGGCGGGAACGTTCCCGAGCGGGACCGGCACGGTCCGCCGCGCCGAGGTGATCGCCCCGTACATCGACGACGTGGTCGCCCGGACGGGACGGCTCTCGCGCCCGCTCAAGGTCGTGGTCGACGCCGGGAACGGGGCAGGGGCCCTGGTGGCCGAGGCCCTGTTTTCCCGGCTTGGGGTGCAGGGACGTTACATCTTCTGCGAGAGCGACGGCACCTTCCCGAACCACCACCCCGACCCGACCGTCGTCGAGAACTTGCACGACCTTATTAGGGCGGTCCGCGACGAGCGCGCCGACCTCGGCATCGCCTTCGACGGCGATGCGGACCGCATCGGGGTCGTGGACGGAGACGGCACCGTCATCTGGGGCGATCACGTCCTCATCCTCTACGCTCGCGACGTCCTGGCGCGCACCGGGGCGGGGCAGCCGATCATCTTCGACGTGAAGTGCTCGCAGGCACTGCCCGACGCGATCCGCAAGGCGGGGGGAGACCCGGTGATGTGGAAGACCGGACACTCCCTCATCAAGGAGAAGATGAAATCGCTGCACGCACCGGTCGCCGGCGAGATGTCGGGGCACATGTTCTTCGCCGAAGGGTTCTACGGCCACGACGATGCCCTGTACGGTGCGGCGCGCCTGCTGCGCATCGTGGCCGACAGCGGCAAGTCGGTCCGCGAGCTCCTCGCCGACGTCCCGGTCTTCCACGCCACGCCGGAGATTCGCGTGGAATGCGGTGACGACCGCAAGTTCGCGTTGGTGGAGGCGGCCGCACGTCACTTCAAGGCGACGCACGACGTGATCGACGTGGATGGCGTTCGCGTCCTGTTCGGCGATGGGTGGGGCTTGATCCGCGCCAGCAACACGCAACCGATCCTGGTCACCCGCTACGAGGCGCTCACCCCGGAGCGCCTGGCGACGATCCGTGCCGAGATGGAAGGGTGGCTTCGCTCACAGGGCGTGACCCCCTGA
- a CDS encoding NADH-quinone oxidoreductase subunit L, which translates to MLLQDAAAAGAHPLAGTMAEWIWLVPILPLLGFVINGLLALTSVAKTGPGNPTAHHAHHDDHADDHGDAHGHGGHGHDAPHDDHHPVTRHKYAGIVSLVGPAVLAASFALTAAIFLALTGAHAEAPFVKSLFSWMVAGDLSIDAAFQVDQLSMVMAMVITGVGTLIHIFSVGYMQDDPGYPRYFAYLNLFVFFMLVLVLGANYPMLFVGWEGVGLCSYLLIGFWFSDKANADAGKKAFIVNRIGDFGFLVAMFLLFANLGTLDFAGVNAGAAQLVPGGALVTAICLFMFLGCTGKSAQIPLYVWLPDAMAGPTPVSALIHAATMVTAGVYLVARSAVLFSLAPVASLTVAFVGALTAIFAATIGLKQWDIKKVLAYSTVSQLGYMFVGVGVGAYAAGVFHLVTHAFFKALLFLGSGSVIYAMHQAYHHTGNHDDAQDMRNMGGLRKYMPVTFILMWIATLAIAGIPPFAGFFSKDEILGAVFARTHGSTLAEASWLGIPGSALLYAIYVIGLVSALLTAIYMTRMMLYTFHGPNRSGEKEQQHLHEAPWVMTGPLVVLGILSLAGGWLNLPTFFPAGPVQALHHWLEPVTGESALRVTMGNEAHLAHSTEYLLVGIAIAIAVIGIALAVARLKPSALVPKREAPASEGFARVLENKYYVDEGYDKVVVQPLVGVSRSVLWKGMDAGLIDGLFVNGSAQLARGIGWLGSRLQSGQVGTYAWVLIIGVVAVLGAFSLR; encoded by the coding sequence ATGCTCCTCCAGGACGCTGCAGCCGCCGGGGCGCATCCGCTGGCCGGGACGATGGCGGAGTGGATCTGGCTCGTCCCGATCCTTCCCCTCCTCGGGTTCGTGATCAACGGACTCCTCGCGCTCACGAGCGTGGCGAAGACCGGGCCCGGGAACCCGACGGCACACCATGCGCACCACGACGATCACGCCGACGATCACGGCGACGCCCATGGCCACGGTGGCCATGGCCACGACGCGCCCCACGACGACCACCATCCCGTCACGCGCCACAAGTACGCGGGGATCGTGAGCCTGGTGGGGCCGGCCGTGCTGGCCGCCTCGTTCGCCCTGACCGCCGCGATCTTCCTCGCCCTCACGGGGGCGCACGCCGAGGCGCCATTCGTCAAGTCGCTCTTCTCGTGGATGGTCGCCGGCGACCTCTCGATCGACGCCGCCTTCCAGGTGGACCAGTTGTCGATGGTGATGGCCATGGTCATCACCGGCGTCGGGACGCTGATCCACATCTTCAGCGTCGGCTACATGCAGGACGACCCGGGGTACCCGCGCTACTTCGCGTACCTCAACCTGTTCGTCTTCTTCATGCTGGTGCTGGTGCTCGGCGCCAACTACCCGATGCTGTTCGTCGGGTGGGAAGGGGTGGGGCTCTGCTCGTACCTGCTGATCGGGTTCTGGTTCTCCGACAAGGCCAACGCCGACGCCGGCAAGAAGGCGTTCATCGTCAACCGCATCGGTGACTTCGGCTTCCTGGTGGCGATGTTCCTCCTCTTCGCCAACCTCGGGACGCTCGACTTCGCCGGCGTGAACGCGGGCGCGGCGCAGCTGGTCCCCGGCGGGGCGCTGGTGACCGCCATCTGCCTGTTCATGTTCCTCGGGTGCACCGGCAAGAGCGCGCAGATCCCGCTCTACGTCTGGCTCCCGGACGCCATGGCCGGCCCGACGCCGGTCTCGGCCCTCATCCACGCGGCCACGATGGTGACGGCCGGCGTGTATCTCGTCGCGCGCAGCGCGGTCCTCTTCTCGCTGGCCCCGGTCGCCTCGCTGACCGTCGCCTTCGTCGGGGCGCTGACGGCGATCTTCGCCGCCACCATCGGCCTCAAGCAGTGGGACATCAAGAAGGTGCTGGCCTACTCCACCGTCTCGCAGCTGGGCTACATGTTCGTGGGCGTGGGCGTGGGAGCGTACGCCGCGGGCGTCTTTCACCTCGTGACGCACGCCTTCTTCAAGGCGCTCCTCTTCCTCGGTTCGGGGTCGGTGATCTACGCCATGCACCAGGCGTACCACCACACCGGGAACCATGACGACGCGCAGGACATGCGCAACATGGGCGGGCTCAGGAAGTACATGCCCGTGACCTTCATCCTCATGTGGATCGCCACGCTGGCGATCGCCGGCATCCCGCCGTTTGCCGGGTTCTTCTCGAAGGACGAGATCCTGGGCGCCGTCTTCGCCCGGACGCACGGGTCGACGCTGGCAGAGGCCAGCTGGCTCGGGATTCCGGGGAGCGCCCTGCTGTACGCCATCTACGTCATCGGGCTCGTCTCCGCGCTCCTGACGGCGATCTACATGACGCGCATGATGCTGTACACCTTCCACGGGCCCAACCGGAGCGGGGAGAAGGAGCAGCAGCACCTGCACGAGGCCCCGTGGGTGATGACGGGTCCGCTGGTGGTGCTCGGCATCCTGAGCCTGGCCGGTGGGTGGCTCAACCTCCCGACGTTCTTCCCGGCCGGGCCGGTGCAGGCGCTGCATCACTGGCTCGAGCCGGTGACGGGCGAGTCGGCGCTGCGCGTGACGATGGGGAACGAGGCGCACCTCGCGCACAGCACCGAGTACCTGCTCGTCGGCATCGCGATCGCGATCGCCGTGATCGGCATTGCCCTGGCGGTGGCGCGCCTCAAGCCGTCGGCCCTGGTGCCGAAGCGCGAGGCACCGGCGTCGGAGGGCTTCGCGCGCGTGCTGGAGAACAAGTACTACGTCGACGAAGGCTACGACAAGGTCGTGGTGCAGCCGCTCGTCGGCGTGTCGCGCAGCGTGCTCTGGAAGGGGATGGACGCGGGGCTCATCGACGGACTCTTCGTGAACGGCAGCGCCCAGCTCGCGCGCGGTATCGGCTGGTTGGGATCGCGCCTGCAATCGGGCCAGGTGGGGACATACGCCTGGGTGCTCATCATCGGCGTCGTGGCGGTACTCGGCGCTTTCTCCCTGCGATAG
- a CDS encoding NADH-quinone oxidoreductase subunit K codes for MVPEALAFSAVLFTIGVVGVLTRRNAIIVFMCVELMLNAVNLSFVAFSRLYGMTGQVFVVFVMTVAAAEAAVGLAIIISIFRHRQSVDLSNINLLKG; via the coding sequence ATGGTTCCCGAAGCGCTCGCGTTCTCGGCGGTGCTGTTCACCATCGGGGTGGTCGGCGTGCTCACGCGCCGGAACGCGATCATCGTCTTCATGTGCGTCGAGCTCATGCTCAACGCCGTCAACCTGTCGTTCGTCGCCTTCTCGCGGTTGTACGGGATGACGGGGCAGGTGTTCGTGGTCTTCGTCATGACCGTGGCCGCCGCCGAGGCGGCCGTGGGGCTGGCGATCATCATCTCGATCTTCCGCCACCGCCAATCGGTGGACCTCTCGAACATCAATCTCCTCAAGGGCTGA
- a CDS encoding NADH-quinone oxidoreductase subunit I — MKGLGNTFKHLIDPHKVTTQYPEERESISPRWRGTHRMLTTEDGKAKCVACGLCPTVCPANCIKLVPGEDEQGNRYPLVFEIDEFRCIFCGYCQEVCPEEAIHLGRHYENAEYSREGFVYDLERLMAQTHPVCEMWDPADPKGE, encoded by the coding sequence CTGAAGGGGCTGGGCAACACCTTCAAGCACCTCATCGACCCGCACAAGGTGACCACGCAGTACCCCGAGGAGCGCGAGAGCATCTCGCCGCGCTGGCGAGGGACGCACCGCATGCTCACCACCGAGGACGGCAAGGCCAAGTGCGTGGCCTGCGGGCTGTGCCCGACGGTGTGCCCGGCCAACTGCATCAAGCTGGTCCCGGGCGAGGACGAGCAGGGCAACCGCTATCCCCTCGTGTTCGAGATCGACGAGTTCCGGTGCATCTTCTGCGGCTACTGCCAGGAAGTCTGTCCCGAGGAGGCGATCCACCTTGGGCGGCACTACGAGAACGCCGAGTACTCGCGCGAGGGCTTCGTGTACGACCTCGAGCGCCTCATGGCGCAGACGCACCCCGTCTGCGAGATGTGGGACCCGGCCGATCCGAAGGGCGAGTGA
- a CDS encoding NADH-quinone oxidoreductase subunit H, translated as MVIVAYSTLAERKISAWIQGRHGPNRVGPRGYFQPLADGVKNFMKEETLPPHVNKVLFILAPMLSFLPALVIWAIIPWGASWASPWGRIDLVLADLPIGYLFTVAIASLGVYGIVLAGWSSNNKYALLGGLRASAQMVSYEIGLGLSLIPVLLLAGNVTLRAIVNQQAEMHMWNVLTLSVAFVTFLISAFAETNRLPFDMPEAESELITGYHTEYSAMKFSLFMIAEYANMLTQSAMIATLFFGGWDIPFMTADNTGAVSGPLVLLSVVLMLAKVFFFMFFYIWIRWTLPRFRYDQLMSLGWKFLFPVALAYIVVVAGLMLGLDAMGIQRGFVYGGIFLAVNAVILFILFAVFDRGRVVSPASARASADEVARLRGISAARTNLSTQAGN; from the coding sequence ATGGTCATCGTCGCCTATTCCACGCTGGCCGAGCGCAAGATCTCGGCGTGGATCCAGGGGCGGCACGGGCCCAACCGCGTGGGGCCGCGCGGTTACTTCCAGCCGCTGGCCGACGGCGTGAAGAACTTCATGAAGGAGGAGACGCTTCCTCCGCACGTCAACAAGGTGCTGTTCATCCTGGCGCCGATGCTGTCGTTCCTGCCCGCGCTCGTGATCTGGGCGATCATCCCGTGGGGCGCGTCGTGGGCGTCCCCGTGGGGGCGCATCGACCTGGTGCTCGCCGACCTCCCGATCGGCTACCTGTTCACGGTGGCCATCGCCTCCCTCGGCGTGTACGGGATCGTCCTCGCCGGGTGGAGCTCCAACAACAAGTACGCCCTGCTGGGCGGCCTCCGGGCCAGCGCCCAGATGGTCTCCTACGAGATCGGCCTGGGGCTGTCGCTGATCCCAGTCTTGCTGCTGGCGGGGAACGTCACGCTGCGCGCCATCGTGAACCAGCAGGCCGAGATGCACATGTGGAACGTGCTCACGCTCTCGGTCGCCTTCGTGACCTTCCTCATCTCGGCCTTTGCCGAGACCAACCGCCTCCCCTTCGACATGCCCGAGGCGGAGTCGGAGCTCATCACCGGGTACCACACCGAGTACTCGGCGATGAAGTTCTCGCTCTTCATGATCGCCGAGTACGCCAACATGCTCACGCAGTCGGCGATGATCGCGACGCTCTTCTTCGGCGGCTGGGACATTCCGTTCATGACGGCGGACAACACCGGCGCGGTGAGCGGCCCGCTCGTGCTGCTGTCGGTGGTCCTCATGCTGGCGAAGGTCTTCTTCTTCATGTTCTTCTACATCTGGATCCGCTGGACGCTGCCGCGCTTCCGGTATGACCAGCTCATGTCGCTCGGGTGGAAGTTCCTGTTCCCGGTGGCGCTGGCGTACATCGTGGTCGTGGCCGGGCTGATGCTCGGGCTCGACGCGATGGGGATCCAGCGCGGCTTCGTGTACGGCGGGATCTTCCTCGCCGTCAACGCGGTGATCCTGTTCATCCTCTTCGCGGTCTTCGATCGTGGGCGCGTGGTGAGCCCGGCGTCCGCGCGCGCCTCCGCCGACGAAGTGGCGCGGCTGCGCGGCATCAGCGCCGCCCGCACCAACCTCTCGACCCAGGCAGGCAACTGA
- a CDS encoding NADH oxidoreductase (quinone) subunit F, whose translation MGYPHQPHPRETLVLSRHFGDAEARSLEGWKKRGGYKALEMALGMDPVAIQNVVKESGLRGRGGAGFPTGLKWSFMKLGDGKPHYLCCNADESEPGTFKDREIMRWTPHALIEGVAIGAYAIGAETAYIYIRGEFTEPIQRMEAALAEARAAGIIGRNAMGTGKTINVWVHKGAGAYICGEETALMNSIEGRRGNPRIKPPFPAVAGLFAKPTTINNVETLAAVPHILNNGADWYKKMSRPDNPKSTGTKLWSVCGNIARPGNYEVEMGFPFGEFLHEVCGGALPGRTLKAIIPGGSSVPIITIEEAERALMDYEGMMTVGTMLGSAGCIVLDSAQSMPKQIARLVRFYAHESCAQCTQCREGTAWSSKILDRIVAGDGTAEDLDTLLDIGENMTGKTICVLSDSCATPVASGLQKFRHEFEALITKKTIHTVPTVVA comes from the coding sequence ATGGGTTATCCGCACCAGCCGCATCCCCGCGAGACGCTCGTCCTGTCGAGGCACTTCGGCGATGCCGAGGCGCGCTCGCTGGAGGGGTGGAAGAAGCGCGGCGGCTACAAGGCGCTGGAAATGGCGTTAGGCATGGACCCGGTCGCCATCCAGAACGTGGTGAAGGAGTCGGGGCTGCGCGGCCGCGGCGGCGCCGGCTTCCCGACCGGGCTCAAGTGGTCGTTCATGAAGCTCGGCGACGGCAAGCCGCACTACCTGTGCTGCAACGCCGACGAGTCGGAGCCCGGGACGTTCAAGGACCGCGAGATCATGCGCTGGACGCCCCACGCCCTCATCGAGGGGGTCGCGATCGGGGCGTACGCCATCGGGGCCGAGACGGCGTACATCTACATTCGCGGCGAGTTCACCGAGCCGATCCAGCGAATGGAGGCGGCCCTGGCCGAGGCGCGCGCGGCCGGCATCATCGGCCGGAACGCGATGGGGACCGGCAAGACGATCAACGTCTGGGTCCACAAGGGGGCCGGCGCCTACATCTGCGGTGAAGAAACCGCCCTCATGAACTCCATCGAGGGGCGCCGCGGCAATCCGCGCATCAAGCCGCCGTTTCCCGCGGTGGCCGGGCTCTTCGCCAAGCCGACGACGATCAACAACGTCGAGACGCTGGCGGCCGTGCCGCACATCCTGAACAACGGCGCCGACTGGTACAAGAAGATGTCGCGCCCCGACAACCCGAAGTCGACCGGGACCAAGCTGTGGAGCGTGTGCGGCAACATCGCGCGCCCCGGCAACTACGAGGTCGAGATGGGCTTCCCGTTCGGGGAGTTCCTGCATGAGGTGTGTGGCGGTGCCCTTCCGGGGCGGACGCTCAAGGCGATCATTCCCGGCGGCTCGTCGGTCCCGATCATCACGATCGAGGAGGCGGAGCGCGCCCTGATGGACTACGAGGGGATGATGACGGTCGGGACGATGCTCGGCTCCGCCGGCTGCATCGTCCTCGACAGCGCGCAGTCCATGCCGAAGCAGATCGCGCGCCTCGTGCGCTTCTACGCGCACGAGAGCTGCGCCCAGTGCACGCAGTGCCGGGAAGGCACGGCGTGGAGCAGCAAGATTCTCGACCGCATCGTCGCCGGCGACGGGACGGCCGAAGACCTGGATACGCTCCTGGACATCGGCGAGAACATGACCGGGAAGACGATCTGCGTCCTCTCGGACTCGTGCGCGACCCCCGTCGCGAGCGGCCTGCAGAAGTTCCGCCACGAGTTCGAAGCCCTCATCACGAAGAAGACGATCCACACCGTACCCACGGTGGTGGCCTGA
- a CDS encoding NADH dehydrogenase (quinone) subunit D translates to MLINIGPQHPATHGVLRLVLELDGETVVRCIPHIGYLHCGFEKIGEYRQYNQIIPWTDREDYLNSPGNNIAFALGAERLFGVEITERCKVLRVIALELSRIISHLVWVGTTCIDIGAFTPFLWAFQERENIYNLLEGWVGARLTTSMSRVGGMAADIPDGWLDGLKGFLHTFPKTIAEVDKMVTRHGIWVGRTIGLGVMTPEEALNYGLSGPMARASGVAWDTRRDFPYLDYETYDFDVPIGVNGDVYDRFLVRMEEMRQSVRILEQAVQRLPDGPVNVDDPRVILPPKHKATSEIESMIHHFKIVMEGPRPPVGEVYLPVESPKGEKGYYFVSDGTAKPVRWRIRPPSFVNLSAIPKMVEGHLLSDVIAINASIDIVMGEIDR, encoded by the coding sequence ATGCTCATCAACATCGGGCCGCAGCACCCGGCCACGCACGGGGTGTTGCGCCTGGTGCTCGAGCTCGACGGCGAGACGGTGGTGCGGTGCATCCCGCACATCGGGTACCTGCACTGCGGCTTCGAGAAGATCGGCGAATACCGCCAATACAATCAGATCATCCCCTGGACCGACCGCGAGGACTACCTCAACTCGCCGGGGAACAACATCGCGTTCGCGCTGGGTGCGGAGCGCCTGTTCGGCGTGGAGATCACGGAGCGCTGCAAGGTGCTGCGCGTGATCGCGCTCGAGCTGTCGCGCATCATCTCGCACCTGGTGTGGGTCGGGACGACCTGCATCGACATCGGGGCGTTCACCCCGTTCCTGTGGGCCTTCCAGGAGCGTGAGAACATCTACAACCTGCTCGAGGGATGGGTGGGAGCGCGCCTGACGACGAGCATGTCGCGCGTCGGGGGGATGGCGGCCGACATTCCCGACGGATGGCTCGACGGGCTCAAGGGGTTCCTGCACACCTTCCCCAAGACCATCGCGGAAGTCGACAAGATGGTGACCCGCCATGGCATCTGGGTGGGGCGCACGATCGGGCTGGGCGTGATGACGCCGGAGGAGGCGCTCAACTACGGCCTCTCGGGCCCGATGGCCCGCGCCTCGGGCGTGGCGTGGGATACGCGCCGTGACTTCCCGTACCTCGACTACGAGACATACGACTTCGACGTCCCCATCGGGGTCAACGGCGACGTGTACGACCGCTTCCTGGTCCGCATGGAGGAGATGCGCCAGTCGGTGCGGATCCTGGAGCAGGCGGTCCAGCGCCTCCCCGACGGCCCGGTGAATGTCGACGACCCGCGCGTCATCCTCCCGCCGAAGCACAAGGCGACGAGCGAGATCGAGTCGATGATCCACCACTTCAAGATCGTGATGGAGGGGCCTCGCCCCCCGGTGGGCGAGGTGTACCTCCCGGTGGAGAGCCCGAAGGGAGAGAAGGGCTACTATTTCGTGTCGGATGGGACGGCCAAGCCGGTGCGCTGGCGCATTCGTCCCCCGTCGTTCGTGAACCTGAGCGCGATCCCGAAGATGGTCGAGGGGCACCTCCTCTCCGACGTCATCGCGATCAACGCGAGCATCGACATCGTCATGGGAGAGATCGACCGATGA
- a CDS encoding NADH-quinone oxidoreductase subunit B: protein MGLAPRPDANVVSYAPQDQEGWVTTRLDMLVNWGRANSLWPMPFGTACCAIEFMASAAARFDLARFGMERMSFSPRQSDVLICAGRVPFKLAPVIRRIYQQMPQPKWVISMGACASTGGMFDTYAVTQGIDTIIPVDVYVPGCPPRPEGLMYGIMMLQEKVKRERMSDTSIREELDPDPASALYIPPSVIDELSEPFGNSVHQTRSGL, encoded by the coding sequence ATGGGATTAGCACCTCGCCCTGACGCGAACGTCGTCAGCTACGCCCCCCAGGATCAGGAGGGGTGGGTCACGACACGCCTCGACATGCTGGTGAACTGGGGGCGCGCCAACTCGCTGTGGCCCATGCCGTTCGGCACGGCGTGCTGCGCCATCGAATTCATGGCCTCGGCGGCGGCGCGCTTCGACCTCGCCCGTTTCGGGATGGAGCGCATGTCGTTCTCGCCGCGCCAGTCGGATGTGCTGATCTGCGCCGGGCGCGTCCCGTTCAAGCTGGCCCCGGTCATCCGGCGCATCTACCAGCAGATGCCGCAGCCGAAGTGGGTCATCTCGATGGGCGCGTGCGCGTCGACGGGCGGGATGTTCGACACGTACGCGGTGACGCAGGGAATCGACACCATCATCCCGGTGGACGTCTACGTGCCGGGGTGTCCCCCGCGTCCGGAGGGGCTCATGTACGGGATCATGATGTTGCAGGAAAAGGTGAAGCGGGAACGGATGAGCGACACGTCGATCCGCGAGGAGCTGGATCCGGATCCGGCGAGTGCCTTGTACATCCCTCCGTCGGTGATCGACGAGCTGTCGGAGCCGTTCGGGAATTCGGTCCACCAAACCCGGTCGGGGCTGTGA
- a CDS encoding NADH-quinone oxidoreductase subunit A has translation MDRTYLPVLLLLGFVALNAVLIVALSTLVIRRRPTPVKDTPYESGIPPLGDARERFSVKFYMVAMLFIIFDIETVFMIPWGVYYRQLSCKVALVNNACPAGNVSFFGLGEMLVFMAILVVGFVYVWKKGALQWD, from the coding sequence ATGGATCGCACGTACCTGCCCGTCCTGCTCTTGCTTGGATTCGTCGCGCTCAACGCCGTGCTGATCGTGGCGTTGTCGACGCTCGTCATCCGGCGACGCCCGACCCCCGTGAAGGACACGCCGTACGAATCCGGCATTCCGCCGTTGGGAGATGCGCGGGAACGCTTCTCCGTGAAGTTCTACATGGTCGCGATGCTCTTCATCATCTTCGACATCGAGACCGTGTTCATGATCCCGTGGGGGGTCTACTACCGCCAGTTGTCGTGCAAGGTGGCACTGGTGAACAATGCCTGTCCGGCCGGGAACGTCTCGTTCTTCGGGCTCGGGGAGATGCTCGTCTTCATGGCGATCCTCGTCGTCGGGTTCGTCTACGTCTGGAAGAAGGGAGCGCTGCAATGGGATTAG
- a CDS encoding dCTP deaminase, which produces MSIQNDRWITEMATRHGMIDPFESSQVRSGVISYGVSSYGYDMRVAREFRIFTNVLNSIVDPKAFDPKSFVEFEGDVCIVPPNSFALARSVEYFRIPRDVVTITVGKSTYARCGIITNVTPFEPEWEGHVTLEISNTTPLPARIYANEGIAQVLFFKGEPPLVSYKDKAGKYQGQLGVTLPRL; this is translated from the coding sequence ATGTCGATTCAGAACGACCGTTGGATCACCGAGATGGCCACCAGGCACGGGATGATCGACCCCTTCGAGTCGAGCCAGGTGCGATCGGGGGTCATCTCGTACGGGGTCAGCTCCTACGGCTACGACATGCGGGTGGCCCGCGAATTCCGCATCTTCACCAACGTCCTCAACTCGATCGTCGATCCCAAGGCCTTCGACCCCAAGTCGTTCGTGGAGTTCGAAGGCGACGTCTGCATCGTCCCACCCAACTCCTTCGCGCTGGCTCGCTCCGTGGAATACTTCCGGATCCCGCGCGACGTGGTCACCATCACGGTCGGGAAGTCGACCTATGCACGCTGCGGGATCATCACGAACGTGACGCCGTTCGAACCCGAGTGGGAGGGACACGTCACGCTCGAAATCTCGAATACCACTCCCCTCCCGGCCCGGATATACGCCAACGAGGGCATCGCGCAGGTCCTCTTCTTCAAGGGCGAGCCGCCCCTCGTGTCGTACAAGGACAAGGCCGGCAAGTATCAGGGACAGCTCGGCGTGACCCTTCCACGCCTCTGA